In one window of Phormidium ambiguum IAM M-71 DNA:
- a CDS encoding YcjF family protein encodes MTVNLRKPILIGGVGLSFLLWLWQGMDDTIGPLGEYAVWSAIALGGVFLLRQKKAKNTQVDFDLSLVERATVEKAIAQAEKVIDKLELEAVNGDLITKLRQKIAEVTDKLNRQELSLAITGGKAVGKTTLQELLTKNWLPQITKSVSLQEIPALFVADETEKIATNTDVLLFIVNGDLTASEWHTLQQLKADNQRFMLIFNKQDQYLPEDRELVLQQIRERTQEIIEKEDVIAISANPNAIKVRQYQTDGSVQEWLEESVPEISALTERLSVVLTQQSQQLVWATTWREAVALKGEAKEVLNGVRRDRSLPIIEQYQWISAGAAFANPIPTLDLVATGAINAQMVLDLANIYQQKFSLEQAQTIAGTMGSAMLKLGLVELSTQTITSFLKTHAITFIAGGVVQGISAAYLTRIAGLSLIEYFQEQDISVEAGENAFSIERLKEKLQSVFQQNQRLVFLQSFVQQVVGKLMPNSPTLQFAIGEKLLDRAKFS; translated from the coding sequence ATGACAGTGAATTTACGGAAACCGATTTTAATAGGTGGAGTTGGGCTTTCGTTTTTGCTTTGGCTGTGGCAAGGTATGGATGATACGATCGGGCCGTTAGGAGAGTATGCTGTATGGAGTGCGATCGCTCTAGGTGGTGTATTCTTACTCAGACAAAAGAAGGCGAAAAACACCCAGGTAGATTTTGATTTGTCGTTGGTAGAAAGGGCGACAGTGGAAAAGGCGATCGCTCAAGCAGAAAAAGTAATCGATAAATTAGAATTAGAAGCAGTTAATGGGGATTTAATAACCAAACTGCGACAAAAAATTGCCGAAGTCACAGATAAATTAAACCGACAAGAGTTAAGTTTAGCGATAACTGGCGGCAAAGCAGTTGGTAAAACTACTTTACAGGAATTATTAACAAAGAATTGGCTTCCTCAAATCACAAAATCTGTAAGTTTGCAGGAAATTCCAGCTTTATTTGTCGCTGATGAAACTGAAAAAATTGCTACCAATACTGATGTTTTATTATTTATTGTCAATGGTGATTTAACTGCTTCTGAATGGCATACTTTGCAACAATTAAAAGCAGATAATCAACGGTTTATGCTGATTTTTAATAAGCAAGATCAATATTTGCCGGAAGATCGAGAACTTGTTTTACAACAAATTCGAGAAAGAACGCAGGAAATAATAGAAAAGGAAGACGTAATTGCTATTTCTGCTAATCCAAATGCGATTAAAGTTCGACAATATCAAACAGATGGATCGGTGCAAGAATGGTTAGAAGAATCTGTTCCAGAAATTTCAGCTTTGACTGAAAGGTTGAGTGTTGTTTTAACCCAACAAAGTCAACAATTAGTTTGGGCGACAACTTGGCGAGAAGCTGTGGCTTTGAAGGGTGAAGCGAAGGAAGTTTTAAATGGGGTGAGGCGCGATCGATCTCTGCCAATCATTGAACAATATCAATGGATTTCCGCTGGTGCTGCTTTTGCTAATCCTATACCAACATTAGATTTAGTCGCCACAGGCGCAATTAACGCTCAAATGGTGTTAGATTTAGCAAATATTTATCAGCAAAAATTTTCCTTAGAACAAGCGCAAACTATAGCGGGAACTATGGGAAGCGCGATGTTAAAATTGGGTTTAGTGGAACTTTCTACTCAAACAATTACCTCTTTTTTGAAAACTCATGCAATTACTTTTATTGCTGGGGGAGTTGTACAGGGAATTAGCGCCGCTTATTTAACAAGAATCGCTGGATTGAGTTTAATTGAGTATTTCCAAGAACAAGATATTAGTGTTGAAGCTGGAGAAAATGCTTTCAGTATTGAACGATTAAAAGAAAAATTACAAAGCGTTTTCCAGCAGAATCAAAGACTAGTTTTCCTCCAATCTTTTGTCCAACAAGTTGTAGGTAAATTAATGCCTAACTCGCCTACATTACAATTTGCTATTGGGGAAAAGTTGCTCGATCGCGCGAAATTTAGTTAA
- a CDS encoding asparaginase, which translates to MTRGKRTQTAELEVRLLREGIIESAHRVQAAVCDDKGRVLSVAGNSETATFARSALKPFQALAVTTTGTLERYSLTDRDLAIICSSHKGNIEQVRQVFNVLWRCDIDPSALQCPIPEGRQSPLEYNCSGKHAGMLAVCQQRSWSLVSYLQRNHPVQQLILSKIAELLRMPGEEFIQAHDDCGAPTYLIQLGQMASLYAQLSSGSNLDMERIVRAMTAHPNMVAGPGEFDTELMKLTQGEIVSKAGAEGIQCIGRVGEGMGLAIKVLDGAKRAKRAVAIHLLRQMGWITPTVAESLAETYLNLGAYKRLEVIGELSLL; encoded by the coding sequence ATGACAAGGGGAAAAAGAACTCAAACCGCAGAACTAGAAGTTAGACTGCTGCGGGAAGGCATCATTGAATCAGCACATCGCGTCCAAGCCGCTGTTTGTGACGACAAAGGGCGCGTGCTTTCTGTAGCAGGTAATTCGGAAACTGCTACCTTCGCTCGTTCAGCACTTAAGCCTTTCCAAGCACTAGCAGTCACAACTACAGGCACTTTAGAACGTTACAGCTTAACAGACCGCGACTTGGCAATTATCTGTAGTTCCCATAAAGGGAATATTGAGCAGGTACGACAGGTTTTTAACGTCCTTTGGCGCTGTGATATCGATCCGTCCGCCCTCCAGTGTCCAATTCCAGAAGGTAGGCAAAGTCCACTGGAATACAATTGCTCTGGAAAACACGCGGGAATGCTGGCAGTTTGTCAGCAACGCAGTTGGTCGCTTGTTAGCTATTTACAGCGCAATCATCCAGTACAGCAGCTAATTTTAAGCAAAATCGCGGAATTGCTGCGAATGCCGGGAGAAGAATTTATTCAAGCTCATGATGATTGTGGCGCTCCTACCTATCTAATACAATTGGGGCAAATGGCATCTTTGTATGCTCAATTGTCCTCTGGCTCTAATTTGGATATGGAACGCATTGTCAGGGCTATGACCGCTCATCCGAATATGGTAGCTGGCCCTGGCGAATTTGACACTGAGTTAATGAAGCTCACGCAAGGTGAAATCGTGAGTAAGGCTGGTGCAGAAGGAATTCAGTGTATTGGTCGTGTTGGTGAAGGTATGGGTTTAGCAATTAAGGTATTGGATGGTGCTAAACGTGCTAAACGTGCTGTGGCTATTCACCTGTTGCGGCAGATGGGCTGGATTACTCCGACGGTGGCTGAATCCCTGGCAGAAACTTATCTGAACTTGGGGGCTTACAAGCGTCTGGAAGTAATTGGAGAATTATCGCTTTTATAG
- a CDS encoding CGLD27 family protein → MMESSVSVCPVPSEQQPINEYQELKDSWFFSWPTLDWVSYSRKMAWIWGWSWLVAGPVAAASFPPQKVVVQFLLCGGAIASLFMILALLRLYLGWCYVRDRLTNSTVFYEESGWYDGQSWSKPPEIIMRDRLIVTYQVQPILQRLHKTFGFLAVIFCLGSLIWVFL, encoded by the coding sequence ATGATGGAGTCTTCTGTTTCTGTATGTCCGGTACCATCTGAACAGCAACCCATCAATGAGTACCAGGAACTAAAAGATTCCTGGTTTTTTAGCTGGCCCACTCTTGATTGGGTGAGTTATTCACGAAAGATGGCTTGGATTTGGGGTTGGAGTTGGCTAGTTGCAGGGCCAGTGGCAGCAGCGAGTTTCCCACCCCAAAAAGTTGTGGTTCAGTTTTTGCTTTGTGGTGGGGCAATAGCGAGTTTGTTTATGATTTTGGCTTTGCTGCGCCTGTATTTGGGTTGGTGTTACGTGCGCGATCGCTTAACCAATTCCACCGTTTTTTATGAGGAATCAGGTTGGTACGATGGGCAAAGCTGGAGTAAACCGCCAGAAATTATTATGCGCGATCGCCTAATCGTTACCTACCAAGTTCAACCAATCCTCCAACGACTTCACAAAACTTTTGGATTTCTGGCCGTAATTTTCTGCTTAGGCAGCCTAATTTGGGTTTTTCTTTAA
- the rsfS gene encoding ribosome silencing factor → MSENFPSVNSTFSSALAHSDANQDILATIVEAALDRKGDDLVALRMADVSYLADYFVLVTGFSRVQVRAISQAIQDQVEQKWQRRPLRIEGQAEANWILLDYGDAIVHILMPKEREFYNLEAFWGHAERVNLPQNQDG, encoded by the coding sequence ATGTCCGAAAATTTTCCCAGCGTAAATTCTACCTTTTCCAGTGCATTGGCACATAGTGATGCTAATCAAGATATCCTGGCAACTATTGTAGAAGCAGCATTAGACCGCAAGGGAGACGATCTGGTTGCATTGCGGATGGCAGATGTATCCTATTTGGCAGATTATTTTGTTTTAGTAACAGGCTTTTCTCGCGTTCAAGTGCGGGCAATTTCTCAAGCGATTCAAGACCAAGTAGAGCAAAAATGGCAACGTCGGCCTTTGAGAATTGAAGGACAAGCTGAAGCCAATTGGATATTACTAGATTATGGTGATGCGATCGTCCATATCTTGATGCCGAAAGAAAGAGAATTCTATAATCTAGAAGCATTTTGGGGTCATGCAGAACGGGTGAATTTGCCTCAAAACCAAGATGGTTAA
- a CDS encoding glycosyltransferase family 4 protein: MRILIYSYNYYPEPIGIAPLMTELAEGLVKRGHEVRVITGMPNYPQRRIYPGYRGKFYVREQRNGVTIDRSYVWIRPKPSLLDRLLLDGSFVLTSFLPALLGPRPDVILTTVPPLPVCLSATLAGWLHNCPVVLNVQDIQHEAAVHVGLLKNKFVIRAFEALEKFANCAATKISVIADGFVENLVGKGVSREKIDLIPNWVDVNFIRPLPKENNDFRVDHQLEGKFVVLYSGNIALTQDLPTVIKAAACLRDNPDIVFVIVGEEKALARVNDYCQMYGAYNVKLLPFQPREKLPEMLAAADVSLVTQKHNVIAFNLPSKIPVILASGRPIVASVPATGTAAKAVQQSGGGLVVPPEDPAALASAIDHLYQNPEKAEKFAKQGRQHAVDYYSFEQALNRYEELFTSVMPQPISKVKPVPN; the protein is encoded by the coding sequence ATGCGTATCCTGATCTATTCCTACAACTATTACCCAGAGCCGATTGGCATTGCCCCCTTGATGACTGAACTTGCAGAAGGCTTAGTCAAACGCGGTCACGAAGTTCGTGTCATTACTGGTATGCCTAACTATCCTCAGAGGCGGATTTACCCAGGGTATAGAGGTAAATTTTATGTACGTGAACAAAGAAATGGCGTGACGATCGATCGTAGTTATGTTTGGATTCGTCCCAAACCAAGTTTGCTAGACAGATTACTTTTAGACGGCAGTTTTGTATTAACCAGCTTTCTTCCTGCTTTACTTGGGCCTAGACCAGATGTAATTTTAACCACAGTACCACCACTACCTGTTTGCTTGTCAGCTACTTTAGCTGGATGGCTACATAACTGCCCCGTAGTTTTAAATGTTCAGGACATACAACATGAAGCGGCTGTTCATGTGGGATTACTAAAAAATAAGTTTGTAATTCGTGCTTTTGAAGCGTTAGAAAAATTTGCCAACTGTGCTGCAACTAAAATCAGTGTTATTGCTGATGGATTTGTGGAAAACTTGGTTGGAAAAGGTGTTTCTAGAGAAAAAATTGATTTAATTCCCAATTGGGTTGATGTGAATTTTATTCGGCCTTTACCAAAAGAAAATAATGATTTCCGGGTGGATCATCAGCTGGAAGGAAAATTTGTAGTACTTTATTCGGGAAATATTGCTCTGACGCAAGATTTACCAACGGTAATCAAAGCAGCAGCTTGCCTCAGAGATAATCCTGATATTGTATTCGTGATTGTTGGGGAAGAAAAAGCATTGGCACGGGTTAATGATTACTGCCAAATGTATGGAGCATATAACGTTAAGCTTTTACCATTCCAACCTAGAGAAAAATTGCCGGAAATGTTGGCAGCAGCTGATGTCAGTTTAGTCACTCAAAAACATAACGTAATCGCTTTTAATTTACCTTCTAAAATTCCTGTGATTTTAGCTAGTGGTCGTCCAATAGTTGCTTCTGTACCTGCTACTGGAACAGCAGCTAAGGCGGTACAGCAAAGTGGTGGCGGTCTTGTGGTGCCTCCAGAAGATCCGGCGGCTTTAGCCTCAGCGATCGATCATCTCTACCAAAACCCAGAAAAAGCAGAAAAATTCGCCAAACAAGGCAGACAACACGCAGTTGATTATTACTCCTTTGAACAAGCTTTGAATCGATATGAAGAACTCTTTACCTCTGTGATGCCTCAACCGATTTCCAAAGTGAAACCTGTACCCAACTGA
- a CDS encoding ion transporter: protein MLLREKISFYFEDIETPVGRAINLIITVLVLLSSAIFVSQTFPIPEALRKFLDYIDSVILLIFVLEYLLRFWCADNKYQYLVSLYSLIDLIAILPVFIGWVDISFIRIFRWFRILRLLRFLDPKNLPGHLTTEDSLILIRIVFTLFAIVFVYSGLIYQVEHPVNPQEFKTFLDAAYFSVVTMTTVGFGDVTPISETGRFLTIMMIFTGIALIPWQIGDLIKRVVKSANEVEMPCQNCGLLLHDSDAKFCKICGNKLDKTESN from the coding sequence ATGTTGCTCCGCGAAAAAATCTCCTTTTATTTTGAAGATATTGAAACCCCAGTTGGTAGAGCTATTAATTTAATTATTACAGTTTTAGTTCTTTTATCATCAGCAATTTTTGTGAGCCAGACATTTCCTATTCCTGAAGCTCTACGTAAGTTCCTAGACTATATAGACTCCGTAATTTTACTAATATTTGTTTTAGAATACTTATTACGTTTCTGGTGTGCTGACAATAAGTATCAATATTTAGTAAGTCTTTATTCATTAATTGACTTAATTGCTATCTTGCCTGTTTTTATCGGTTGGGTAGACATTAGTTTCATTCGTATATTTCGTTGGTTTCGCATTTTACGCTTGCTAAGATTTCTAGATCCCAAAAATTTACCAGGTCATTTAACAACCGAAGATAGCTTAATTCTGATTCGGATTGTTTTTACTTTATTTGCAATCGTCTTTGTCTACTCTGGCTTGATTTATCAAGTAGAACATCCAGTTAATCCTCAAGAGTTTAAAACTTTTTTAGACGCAGCTTATTTTTCGGTAGTAACTATGACGACTGTTGGCTTTGGTGATGTAACCCCAATTTCCGAAACAGGCCGTTTTTTAACGATTATGATGATTTTTACGGGAATTGCGCTGATTCCTTGGCAAATAGGTGATTTGATTAAGCGTGTGGTCAAGTCAGCAAATGAAGTGGAAATGCCTTGTCAAAATTGTGGTTTGTTATTACACGATTCAGATGCAAAATTTTGCAAAATTTGCGGAAATAAACTGGATAAAACCGAATCTAATTAA